The following are from one region of the Streptomyces decoyicus genome:
- a CDS encoding malate dehydrogenase, translating into MTRTPVNVTVTGAAGQIGYALLFRIASGHLLGADVPVKLRLLEIPQGLKAAEGTAMELDDCAFPLLQGIDISDDPNVAFDGANVALLVGARPRTKGMERGDLLEANGGIFKPQGKAINDHAADDIKVLVVGNPANTNALIAQAAAPDVPAERFTAMTRLDHNRALSQLSKKTGTPVSELRKLTIWGNHSATQYPDIFHAEVAGKNAAEVVGDQKWLAEDFIPTVAKRGAAIIEARGASSAASAANAAIDHVHTWVNGTAAGDWTSMGIPSDGSYGVPEGLISSFPVTTKDGKYEIVQGLEINDFSRERIDASVQELAEEREAVRGLGLLG; encoded by the coding sequence ATGACCCGCACTCCCGTCAATGTCACCGTCACCGGCGCCGCCGGCCAGATCGGTTACGCACTCCTCTTCCGCATCGCTTCCGGTCATCTGCTCGGCGCGGACGTGCCGGTCAAGCTGCGCCTCCTGGAGATCCCACAGGGTCTGAAGGCCGCCGAGGGCACCGCCATGGAGCTGGACGACTGCGCCTTCCCGCTGCTTCAGGGCATCGACATCTCGGACGACCCGAACGTGGCCTTCGACGGTGCGAACGTGGCGCTGCTCGTCGGCGCCCGCCCCCGTACGAAGGGCATGGAGCGCGGCGACCTCCTGGAGGCCAACGGCGGCATCTTCAAGCCGCAGGGCAAGGCCATCAACGACCACGCCGCGGACGACATCAAGGTCCTGGTCGTCGGCAACCCGGCCAACACCAACGCCCTGATCGCCCAGGCCGCCGCGCCGGACGTACCGGCCGAGCGCTTCACCGCGATGACCCGTCTGGACCACAACCGCGCGCTGTCGCAGCTCTCGAAGAAGACCGGCACCCCGGTCTCCGAGCTCCGCAAGCTGACGATCTGGGGCAACCACTCCGCCACCCAGTACCCCGACATCTTCCACGCCGAGGTCGCCGGCAAGAACGCCGCCGAGGTCGTAGGCGACCAGAAGTGGCTGGCCGAGGACTTCATCCCGACCGTCGCCAAGCGCGGTGCGGCGATCATCGAGGCCCGTGGCGCGTCCTCCGCCGCCTCCGCCGCGAATGCCGCCATCGACCACGTCCACACCTGGGTCAACGGCACCGCCGCCGGCGACTGGACCTCGATGGGTATCCCCTCGGACGGCTCGTACGGCGTCCCGGAGGGCCTGATCTCCTCCTTCCCCGTCACCACCAAGGACGGCAAGTACGAGATCGTCCAGGGCCTGGAGATCAACGACTTCTCCCGCGAGCGCATCGACGCGTCCGTGCAGGAGCTGGCGGAAGAGCGCGAGGCCGTCCGCGGTCTCGGCCTCCTCGGCTGA
- a CDS encoding DUF397 domain-containing protein: MDKHQLSTAIWIKSSYSHDDGGDCIEVALTWMKSSYSDRDGGNCIEVAPGIPDAVPVRDSKDPHGPVLVFPTGGWSSFVAALKSGEFPAAV; encoded by the coding sequence ATGGACAAGCACCAGCTGAGCACAGCGATATGGATCAAGAGCAGCTACAGCCACGACGATGGCGGCGACTGCATCGAAGTGGCACTCACCTGGATGAAGAGCAGCTACAGCGATCGCGACGGCGGCAACTGCATCGAAGTAGCCCCCGGTATCCCCGACGCCGTCCCCGTTCGTGACAGCAAGGACCCGCACGGCCCCGTGCTGGTCTTCCCGACGGGTGGCTGGTCATCCTTCGTCGCGGCGCTCAAGAGCGGGGAGTTCCCCGCGGCCGTCTGA
- a CDS encoding DUF5988 family protein: MADTAVKAVLEGGPDELPERIVPVDPPGSELKIPFRNGYEHFRATSRQKHTTEGALPVYEWWERTELPG; encoded by the coding sequence ATGGCTGACACAGCGGTGAAAGCGGTGCTCGAAGGCGGCCCCGACGAGCTCCCCGAGCGGATCGTGCCCGTCGATCCGCCCGGGAGCGAGCTGAAGATCCCGTTCCGTAACGGCTACGAACACTTCCGGGCCACCAGCCGGCAGAAGCACACCACCGAGGGGGCCCTGCCCGTCTACGAGTGGTGGGAGCGTACGGAGCTGCCCGGGTAG
- a CDS encoding carboxymuconolactone decarboxylase family protein — protein sequence MARISLTPRRTLTLRLAAWYSRRTYGKVMQPALALGHHPKILRSYFSFENKVARWKALDPALKHLAELASAATIGCSWCVDFGYWHADQLGLPLEKISKVPDWRAHKESFTELERLVLEYAEAMTATPPQVTDELAESLRGRLGDAAFVELTTMVAVENLRSRVNSAMGLRSQGFSDNCAIPAANRPSDGAV from the coding sequence ATGGCACGCATCTCCCTCACGCCCCGGCGCACACTCACCCTGCGACTGGCGGCGTGGTACTCGCGGCGCACCTACGGCAAGGTGATGCAGCCCGCCCTGGCGCTGGGCCACCACCCCAAGATCCTCCGCTCCTACTTCTCCTTCGAGAACAAGGTGGCACGGTGGAAGGCGCTGGACCCGGCGCTGAAGCATCTGGCGGAGCTGGCATCGGCGGCGACGATCGGCTGCTCGTGGTGCGTGGACTTCGGCTACTGGCACGCCGACCAGCTCGGACTGCCGCTGGAGAAGATCAGCAAAGTGCCGGACTGGCGCGCGCACAAGGAGTCGTTCACGGAGCTGGAGCGGCTGGTCCTGGAGTACGCCGAAGCCATGACCGCGACCCCGCCACAGGTGACCGACGAGCTGGCCGAGAGCCTGCGCGGGCGGCTGGGCGATGCGGCGTTCGTCGAGCTGACCACCATGGTGGCGGTGGAAAACCTCCGCTCGCGCGTGAACAGCGCCATGGGCCTGCGCAGCCAGGGCTTCTCCGACAACTGCGCGATCCCGGCGGCGAACCGTCCGTCCGACGGGGCGGTGTGA
- a CDS encoding Uma2 family endonuclease: MTIEPTDRTEMAESGELDDLFERLDQMHIPEGYKVEIVEGNVHAAPQRDVHWQTIRRIVRALEDRFGMAAPVTSDVRIDFPGQLNGFAPDIAKFADGAEKDELGRWRYQDVELVAEVISKGTAANDYGPKRKVYATSGIPVYVIADPYLGCCRVFTHPRGDDYMRDLTLKYGEPIDLTEEFPDFSLSTEEFPRD, encoded by the coding sequence GTGACCATCGAACCGACCGACAGGACCGAGATGGCCGAGAGCGGCGAGCTGGACGACCTGTTCGAGCGGCTGGATCAGATGCACATCCCCGAGGGCTACAAGGTGGAGATCGTCGAGGGGAACGTGCATGCGGCGCCGCAGCGGGACGTCCATTGGCAGACCATCCGCAGGATCGTGCGGGCGCTGGAGGACCGGTTCGGGATGGCCGCCCCGGTCACGTCGGACGTGCGGATCGATTTTCCGGGGCAGTTGAACGGTTTCGCCCCGGACATCGCCAAGTTCGCCGACGGTGCCGAGAAGGACGAGCTGGGCCGTTGGCGCTACCAGGACGTCGAGTTGGTGGCCGAAGTCATCTCCAAGGGCACCGCGGCGAATGACTACGGCCCGAAGCGGAAGGTCTACGCCACCTCCGGGATCCCCGTATATGTGATCGCTGACCCTTACCTCGGTTGTTGCCGCGTCTTCACTCACCCGCGGGGCGACGACTACATGCGTGACCTCACACTCAAGTACGGCGAGCCGATCGACTTGACCGAGGAATTCCCCGACTTCTCCCTCTCCACCGAAGAGTTCCCCCGGGACTGA
- a CDS encoding aldehyde dehydrogenase family protein encodes MSSIETIHVDGVWLPAASGETREVLDPADATTLQLVSEGGAEDADAAVAAARRAFDGGTGAWPRTAVAERSALLRRVADLLQRDREEIALIESRDTGKTLEEGRVDVDDVTNAFRYFADLVMNESGGRVVDAGSPDVHSIVVHEPVGVCALITPWNYPLLQASWKIAPALAAGNTFVIKPSEVTPLSTVHLIKLLVEAGLPAGVANIVTGAGLPVGQRLAEHPDVDLFSFTGGLVSGTKAGAAAVSGAKKIALELGGKNPNVVFADACATDEGFDTAVDQALNAAFIHSGQVCSAGARLIIEESVRDRFVSELARRAEKIKLGRGTEDGVECGPLVSQQQLDKVEAYVASALAEGAQLRCGGTRPEPSDVRPATGYFYAPTVLDGCHREMKVIREETFGPILTVETFTTEDEAVALANDTEYGLAGAVFSGDTARARRVAARLRHGTVWINDYHPYLPQAEWGGFGKSGIGRELGPAGLDEYRESKHIYENLRPEPVRWFAG; translated from the coding sequence GTGTCGTCAATCGAGACCATTCACGTAGACGGGGTGTGGCTCCCCGCCGCATCCGGCGAAACGCGGGAGGTCCTCGACCCCGCCGACGCGACGACGCTCCAGCTGGTGTCCGAGGGGGGTGCCGAGGACGCCGACGCGGCGGTCGCGGCCGCCCGCCGGGCCTTCGACGGTGGCACCGGTGCCTGGCCCCGTACGGCCGTCGCCGAGCGCTCCGCGCTGCTGCGCCGGGTCGCCGACCTGCTCCAGCGCGACCGCGAGGAGATCGCCCTCATCGAGAGCCGGGACACCGGCAAGACGCTGGAGGAGGGCCGGGTCGACGTCGACGACGTCACCAACGCCTTCCGGTACTTCGCCGACCTGGTGATGAACGAGAGCGGCGGCCGGGTCGTCGACGCCGGTTCGCCGGACGTGCACAGCATCGTCGTGCACGAGCCGGTCGGTGTCTGTGCGCTCATCACGCCGTGGAACTACCCGCTGCTCCAGGCAAGCTGGAAGATCGCGCCGGCCCTCGCGGCCGGCAACACTTTTGTGATCAAGCCCAGCGAGGTCACCCCGCTGTCGACCGTGCACCTGATCAAGCTGCTGGTCGAGGCCGGACTGCCGGCCGGGGTCGCCAACATCGTCACCGGTGCGGGCCTGCCCGTGGGCCAGCGGCTGGCCGAGCACCCGGACGTCGACCTGTTCTCCTTCACCGGCGGCCTGGTCAGCGGGACGAAGGCCGGCGCGGCCGCGGTCTCCGGCGCCAAGAAGATCGCCCTGGAGCTGGGCGGCAAGAACCCCAATGTGGTGTTCGCCGACGCCTGCGCCACCGACGAGGGCTTCGACACCGCCGTCGACCAGGCACTGAACGCCGCGTTCATCCACAGCGGGCAGGTCTGCTCGGCCGGTGCCCGGCTGATCATCGAGGAGTCGGTGCGCGACCGCTTCGTCTCCGAGCTCGCCCGCCGGGCCGAGAAGATCAAGCTCGGCCGGGGCACCGAGGACGGCGTCGAGTGCGGCCCCCTCGTCTCCCAGCAGCAGCTCGACAAGGTCGAGGCCTACGTCGCCTCCGCGCTCGCCGAGGGCGCCCAGCTGCGCTGCGGCGGCACCCGGCCCGAGCCGTCCGACGTCCGCCCGGCCACCGGCTACTTCTACGCGCCGACCGTGCTCGACGGCTGCCACCGCGAGATGAAGGTGATCCGCGAGGAGACCTTCGGGCCGATCCTCACGGTCGAGACCTTCACCACCGAGGACGAGGCCGTCGCGCTCGCCAACGACACCGAGTACGGCCTGGCCGGCGCGGTCTTCTCCGGCGACACCGCGCGCGCCCGCCGGGTCGCCGCCCGGCTGCGGCACGGCACGGTCTGGATCAACGACTACCACCCCTACCTCCCGCAGGCGGAATGGGGCGGCTTCGGCAAGTCCGGCATCGGCAGGGAATTGGGCCCCGCAGGTCTGGACGAGTACCGCGAGAGCAAGCACATTTACGAGAACCTCCGGCCGGAGCCGGTGCGCTGGTTCGCGGGCTGA
- a CDS encoding GMC family oxidoreductase — protein MPVYDYVVVGGGTAGSVIASRLTEDPDVTVAVIEGGPSDIDREDVLTLRKWLGLLGGELDYEYTTTEQPRGNSHILHSRAKVLGGCSSHNTLISFKPLPSDWDEWEAAGAAGWGAKNMDPYFGKLRNNIVRVAKKDQNQIATDWIEATKTALGVPEVVGFNDQPFEEGVGFFDLSYHPENNKRSSASVAYLHPHIEAGDRPNLTLMLETWAHKLELDGTTAKGVHVRTKDGAEVYVEAAREVLVCAGAVDTPRLLMHSGIGPKKDLEALGLPCVLDLPGVGENLIDHPESVIVWETDGPIPGNSAMDSDAGLFVKRDPEHKGPDLMFHFYQIPFTDNPERLGYERPEHGVSMTPNIPKSRSRGRLYLTSADPEAKPALDFKYFEYDENGVDYDGDTLVDGIKLARKVAQAEPFKKWLKREVFPGPEVTDDAEISELVRKAAHTVYHPAGTCKMGAPDDQLAVVDPELKIRGLSGIRIADASVFPTMPAVNPMLGVLMVGEKCAELLHKAPTQGGDA, from the coding sequence ATGCCTGTGTATGACTACGTCGTAGTCGGAGGCGGAACCGCCGGTTCCGTCATCGCCTCCCGCCTCACCGAGGACCCGGACGTCACGGTCGCCGTCATCGAGGGCGGCCCGTCCGACATCGACCGCGAGGACGTCCTGACGCTGCGCAAGTGGCTCGGCCTGCTCGGCGGCGAGCTGGACTACGAGTACACGACCACCGAGCAGCCGCGCGGCAACTCGCACATCCTGCACAGCCGCGCCAAGGTGCTCGGCGGGTGCTCCTCGCACAACACGCTGATCTCGTTCAAGCCGCTGCCGTCCGACTGGGACGAGTGGGAAGCGGCGGGCGCGGCCGGGTGGGGCGCCAAGAACATGGACCCGTACTTCGGCAAGCTGCGCAACAACATCGTGCGGGTGGCCAAGAAGGACCAGAACCAGATCGCCACCGACTGGATCGAGGCCACCAAGACCGCCCTGGGCGTGCCCGAGGTCGTCGGCTTCAACGACCAGCCCTTCGAGGAGGGTGTCGGCTTCTTCGACCTCTCCTACCACCCGGAGAACAACAAGCGCTCCTCCGCCTCGGTCGCCTACCTCCACCCGCACATCGAGGCCGGCGACCGCCCGAACCTCACGCTGATGCTGGAGACCTGGGCGCACAAGCTGGAGCTGGACGGGACGACCGCCAAGGGCGTCCACGTCCGGACGAAGGACGGCGCGGAGGTCTACGTCGAGGCCGCCCGCGAGGTGCTGGTCTGCGCCGGTGCCGTCGACACCCCGCGGCTGCTGATGCACTCGGGCATCGGCCCGAAGAAGGACCTCGAAGCGCTCGGCCTGCCCTGTGTGCTCGACCTGCCGGGCGTCGGCGAGAACCTGATCGACCACCCCGAGTCGGTGATCGTCTGGGAGACCGACGGGCCGATCCCGGGCAACTCCGCGATGGACTCCGACGCGGGCCTGTTCGTCAAGCGGGACCCGGAGCACAAGGGCCCCGACCTGATGTTCCACTTCTATCAAATCCCGTTCACCGACAACCCCGAGCGGCTGGGCTACGAGCGCCCCGAGCACGGGGTGTCGATGACGCCGAACATCCCCAAGTCCCGCTCCCGCGGACGGCTCTACCTCACCTCCGCCGACCCCGAGGCCAAGCCCGCCCTCGACTTCAAGTACTTCGAGTACGACGAGAACGGGGTCGACTACGACGGCGACACCCTCGTCGACGGCATCAAGCTGGCCCGCAAGGTCGCCCAGGCCGAGCCGTTCAAGAAGTGGCTCAAGCGCGAGGTCTTCCCCGGCCCCGAGGTCACCGACGACGCGGAGATCAGCGAGCTGGTGCGCAAGGCGGCGCACACCGTCTACCACCCGGCCGGCACCTGCAAGATGGGCGCCCCCGACGACCAGCTGGCCGTGGTCGACCCCGAGTTGAAGATCCGCGGACTGTCCGGCATCCGTATCGCCGACGCCTCCGTCTTCCCGACGATGCCCGCCGTCAATCCGATGCTGGGCGTGCTCATGGTGGGGGAGAAGTGCGCCGAACTGCTCCATAAGGCCCCGACCCAGGGAGGTGATGCGTGA
- a CDS encoding quaternary amine ABC transporter ATP-binding protein, with amino-acid sequence MATTSAGASEIPNARTSEDATATEASDGREVVFSVRNLWKVFGPKAERIPEDSSVAKLSAQELREQTGCVAAVRDVSFDVHKGEVFVVMGLSGSGKSTLVRCLTRLIEPTSGDLEMDGEDVRAMDRNALRDLRRRRAAMVFQHFGLLPHRTVVDNVAYGLEIQGMGKTERREKANEMVDKVGLAGMEKRRPGQLSGGQQQRVGLARALAVDPEVLLFDEPFSALDPLIRRDMQEEIVRLHREEGRTMVFITHDLAEALRIGDRIALMRDGEIVQLGTPEEIVGSPADDYVRDFVRDVPREQVLTVRRAMRPVEAGEADEGPALGPDTLISDAIEAVVRSGGAVRVVDGGRCLGIVDHECLLNVVARLDSEQHGGVAA; translated from the coding sequence ATGGCTACCACCTCCGCCGGCGCATCCGAGATACCCAACGCCCGCACGTCCGAGGACGCCACCGCCACCGAGGCGTCCGACGGTCGTGAGGTCGTGTTCTCCGTCCGCAACCTCTGGAAGGTCTTCGGCCCCAAAGCCGAGCGCATACCCGAGGACTCCTCGGTCGCCAAGCTGAGCGCCCAGGAGCTGCGCGAGCAGACCGGCTGTGTGGCCGCCGTCCGCGATGTCTCCTTCGACGTCCACAAGGGCGAGGTCTTCGTCGTCATGGGCCTGTCCGGGTCCGGCAAGTCCACCCTCGTGCGGTGTCTGACCCGGCTGATCGAGCCGACCAGCGGTGACCTGGAGATGGACGGCGAGGACGTCCGCGCCATGGACCGCAACGCGCTGCGCGACCTGCGCCGCCGCCGCGCCGCCATGGTCTTCCAGCACTTCGGCCTGCTGCCGCACCGCACCGTCGTCGACAACGTCGCCTACGGCCTGGAGATCCAGGGCATGGGCAAGACGGAGCGCCGCGAGAAGGCCAACGAGATGGTCGACAAGGTCGGTCTGGCCGGCATGGAGAAGCGCCGCCCCGGCCAGCTCTCCGGTGGTCAGCAGCAGCGCGTCGGCCTGGCCCGCGCGCTCGCCGTCGACCCCGAGGTCCTGCTCTTCGACGAGCCGTTCAGTGCGCTCGACCCGCTCATCCGGCGCGATATGCAGGAAGAGATCGTCCGCCTGCACCGCGAGGAGGGCCGGACCATGGTCTTCATCACCCACGACCTCGCCGAGGCGCTGCGGATCGGCGACCGGATCGCCCTGATGCGCGACGGCGAGATCGTCCAGCTCGGCACCCCCGAGGAGATCGTCGGCTCCCCGGCCGACGACTACGTCCGCGACTTCGTCCGTGACGTTCCGCGCGAGCAGGTGCTGACCGTGCGCCGGGCCATGCGCCCGGTCGAGGCCGGCGAAGCCGACGAGGGCCCCGCGCTGGGCCCCGACACCCTGATCTCCGACGCCATCGAGGCGGTCGTCCGCTCCGGCGGTGCGGTCCGCGTCGTCGACGGCGGCCGCTGCCTGGGCATCGTCGACCACGAGTGCCTGCTGAACGTGGTCGCCCGGCTCGACAGCGAGCAGCACGGTGGGGTGGCCGCCTGA
- a CDS encoding ABC transporter permease subunit has protein sequence MSTTAPTTATPRVADTDTRTGPVQALLRRRGLAKLLVLAVAAAVLVPLVHAQWPGALWPSDLTVDVSGPLGKANDWIIDNRDSHWLFAYFLGYLSNGIVVSVRAVYLVLLAGGWAGVVAGAALVAWRVAGVRLAVLTAASFGVCGLLGMWVPTMQTLALMVVSVVFAVVLGIVMGLAAGLSDRIFRLLRPVLDTMQILPAFSYLLPVSLIFGPGVPAATIATVIYAAPPMARLTALGLRGADTGVMEAVTSLGTTARQRLLSARIPLARKELLLGLNQTIMMALSMAVIASMIGGAGLGDRVYQALGTVDVGAALAAGIPIVLLAVVLDRVTAALGEDRPGAQSAEDTSPLRGWRGWSVAAVVTVAVALAARFADRLDWPESWTVDIVEPVNTAKDWMVDHLHTGLPVVGGTADWAAHFTTWILNPVRDGLQGLPWVLVLLVVAALAWLIGTWQTALTAVLAMAGIGVLGVWDKSLDTLAQVLAGVAFTVVLGFAIGIATARSQRLERLLRPVLDVCQTMPQFVYLIPVVMLFDIGRAPAVAAAVVYALPAVIRITTQGLRQVDSGAMEASRSLGSTNWQQLRQVQLPLARPALLLALNQAVVLVLAVVVIGALVGGGALGYDVVFGIAQGDLATGMVGGVAIVCLGLMLDRVTQPTARRDHGAKKGA, from the coding sequence ATGAGCACCACCGCCCCCACCACCGCTACGCCCCGCGTGGCCGACACCGACACCAGGACCGGTCCGGTGCAGGCCCTGCTGCGCCGCCGTGGCCTCGCCAAGCTCCTGGTGCTCGCCGTCGCCGCGGCGGTCCTGGTCCCGCTGGTCCACGCCCAGTGGCCGGGCGCCCTGTGGCCCTCGGACCTGACCGTCGATGTCTCCGGGCCGCTCGGCAAGGCCAACGACTGGATCATCGACAACCGCGACAGCCACTGGCTGTTCGCCTACTTCCTCGGGTACCTCTCCAACGGCATCGTGGTGTCGGTACGCGCCGTCTACCTGGTGCTCCTCGCGGGCGGCTGGGCCGGTGTCGTAGCCGGCGCCGCGCTGGTCGCCTGGCGGGTCGCGGGCGTGCGGCTCGCCGTCCTCACCGCCGCCTCGTTCGGCGTGTGCGGGCTGCTCGGCATGTGGGTGCCGACGATGCAGACCCTTGCCCTGATGGTCGTGTCCGTCGTCTTCGCCGTCGTGCTCGGCATCGTCATGGGGCTCGCCGCGGGCCTGAGCGACCGGATCTTCCGCCTCCTGCGGCCGGTCCTCGACACCATGCAGATCCTTCCGGCCTTCTCCTATCTGCTTCCGGTCTCCCTGATCTTCGGCCCCGGCGTCCCGGCCGCGACCATCGCGACCGTCATCTACGCGGCTCCGCCGATGGCCCGCCTCACCGCGCTCGGCCTGCGTGGCGCCGACACCGGCGTGATGGAAGCCGTGACCTCGCTGGGCACCACCGCCCGCCAGCGCCTGCTCTCGGCCCGTATCCCGCTGGCCCGCAAGGAGCTCCTGCTCGGCCTCAACCAGACGATCATGATGGCGCTCTCCATGGCCGTCATCGCGTCGATGATCGGTGGTGCCGGTCTCGGTGACCGCGTCTACCAGGCGCTCGGCACCGTGGATGTCGGCGCGGCCCTCGCGGCCGGCATCCCGATCGTGCTCCTCGCCGTGGTCCTCGACCGCGTCACGGCCGCCCTCGGAGAGGACCGTCCTGGCGCGCAGTCCGCCGAGGACACCTCGCCGCTGCGCGGCTGGCGCGGCTGGTCCGTGGCCGCCGTGGTGACCGTGGCCGTTGCGCTCGCCGCGCGGTTCGCCGACCGTCTGGACTGGCCGGAGAGCTGGACGGTGGACATCGTCGAGCCGGTCAACACCGCCAAGGACTGGATGGTCGACCACCTCCACACCGGCCTGCCCGTCGTCGGTGGCACCGCCGACTGGGCAGCGCACTTCACCACCTGGATCCTCAACCCGGTCCGCGACGGACTCCAGGGCCTGCCCTGGGTGTTGGTGCTGCTCGTCGTCGCGGCCCTCGCCTGGCTGATCGGCACCTGGCAGACCGCCCTGACCGCCGTCCTCGCGATGGCCGGAATCGGCGTCCTCGGTGTCTGGGACAAGTCCCTCGACACGCTGGCGCAGGTCCTCGCGGGCGTCGCCTTCACGGTTGTCCTCGGCTTCGCGATCGGCATTGCGACCGCCAGAAGCCAGCGCCTCGAACGGCTGCTTCGCCCGGTGCTCGACGTCTGCCAGACGATGCCGCAGTTCGTGTACCTCATCCCGGTCGTCATGTTGTTCGACATCGGCCGGGCCCCCGCGGTCGCCGCGGCCGTCGTGTACGCGCTGCCCGCCGTCATCCGCATCACCACGCAGGGCCTGCGCCAGGTCGACAGCGGCGCGATGGAGGCCTCGCGGTCACTCGGTTCCACCAACTGGCAGCAGCTGCGGCAGGTCCAGCTCCCGCTGGCCCGCCCCGCGCTCCTGCTCGCCCTGAACCAGGCGGTCGTCCTGGTCCTCGCCGTCGTCGTGATCGGCGCTCTGGTCGGCGGTGGCGCGCTCGGCTACGACGTCGTGTTCGGCATCGCGCAGGGCGACCTGGCGACCGGCATGGTGGGCGGCGTGGCCATCGTCTGCCTCGGTCTGATGCTGGACCGGGTGACGCAGCCCACGGCACGCCGGGATCACGGCGCGAAGAAGGGAGCCTGA
- a CDS encoding ABC transporter substrate-binding protein — translation MRVRTRVLSAVTATGALLALSGCGAADMTKQASPYANAAGAKTVTLSVQNWVGAQADVAVAEYLLKHELGYRVDRVQIDEVPAWDALSQGRVDAILEDWGHPDQEQRYIKDKKTITPGGDVGVTGHIGWYVPTYFAKKHPDVTNWKNLNKYAKQFRTAESGSQGQLMDGSPSYVTNDKALVKNLGLDYKVVFAGSEASQITQIKQFAKAKKPFLTYWYKPQWLFKKVPMTEVKLPEYKEGCDADLKKIKCAYPHTPLQKYFNANFAKKGGKAAAFLKNFKWTEDDQSEVSLDIADKKMSPQDAAKKWVEGHKSTWQAWLPK, via the coding sequence ATGCGAGTTCGTACGCGTGTACTGAGCGCAGTGACCGCAACCGGCGCCCTGCTTGCGCTCTCCGGGTGCGGCGCCGCCGACATGACCAAGCAGGCGTCCCCGTACGCGAACGCGGCGGGCGCCAAGACCGTGACGCTCTCCGTCCAGAACTGGGTGGGCGCCCAGGCGGACGTGGCGGTCGCCGAGTACCTGCTCAAGCACGAGCTGGGCTACCGCGTCGACCGGGTCCAGATCGACGAGGTCCCCGCCTGGGACGCACTCAGCCAGGGCCGTGTCGACGCGATCCTGGAGGACTGGGGTCACCCGGACCAGGAGCAGCGGTACATCAAGGACAAGAAGACGATCACGCCCGGCGGCGACGTCGGCGTGACCGGCCACATCGGCTGGTACGTCCCCACGTACTTCGCGAAGAAGCACCCGGACGTCACCAACTGGAAGAACCTCAACAAGTACGCGAAGCAGTTCCGTACCGCGGAGAGCGGCAGCCAGGGGCAGTTGATGGACGGCTCCCCGTCGTACGTCACGAACGACAAGGCCCTCGTGAAGAACCTCGGCCTGGACTACAAGGTCGTCTTCGCGGGCTCCGAGGCGTCGCAGATCACCCAGATCAAGCAGTTCGCCAAGGCGAAGAAGCCGTTCTTGACGTACTGGTACAAGCCGCAGTGGCTGTTCAAGAAGGTGCCGATGACGGAGGTGAAGCTGCCCGAGTACAAGGAGGGCTGCGACGCCGACCTGAAGAAGATCAAATGCGCCTACCCGCACACGCCACTCCAGAAGTACTTCAACGCCAACTTCGCCAAGAAGGGCGGCAAGGCGGCGGCCTTCCTGAAGAACTTCAAGTGGACCGAGGACGACCAGAGCGAGGTCTCCCTCGACATCGCCGACAAGAAGATGTCCCCGCAGGACGCGGCGAAGAAGTGGGTCGAAGGGCATAAGTCGACGTGGCAGGCGTGGTTGCCCAAGTAG
- a CDS encoding LuxR C-terminal-related transcriptional regulator, with translation MPDLDGLTARERQVLLLLGDGLPSGPLARRLGIAEGTVKPHAAYVIAKLGLRIRLEAVVIAVIHHDVLCPAGAR, from the coding sequence GTGCCGGATCTCGACGGCTTGACGGCCCGCGAGCGCCAGGTGCTGCTGTTGCTCGGCGACGGACTGCCCAGCGGCCCTCTCGCCCGCCGGCTGGGCATAGCCGAGGGCACGGTGAAGCCCCATGCCGCGTACGTCATCGCCAAGTTGGGGCTGCGCATCCGCCTTGAGGCGGTGGTCATCGCTGTCATCCACCACGACGTGCTCTGTCCGGCCGGTGCCCGGTGA
- a CDS encoding phospholipase A2 — MLIKRSTFASVAAAGVLLAGSGAAVAADGAPADGAAATAKAGPSKQAKYQRLHQLTRSTTTSVKDWRRTRELAQSGVDRWGFIWSTDWCTKLADKPGGFDFRLSCARHDFGYRNYKKMMGKEAFRHSKHERRVDKAFLFDMNNQCAVQPHKTDAERRQCRKTAKAYYDRVSG; from the coding sequence ATGCTCATCAAGCGCAGTACTTTCGCGTCGGTCGCGGCAGCCGGCGTTCTTCTCGCGGGGTCGGGCGCGGCCGTCGCCGCCGACGGCGCTCCCGCCGACGGCGCCGCCGCCACGGCGAAGGCCGGCCCGAGCAAGCAGGCCAAGTACCAGCGGCTCCACCAGCTGACCCGCTCCACCACGACGAGCGTCAAGGACTGGCGTCGTACGCGCGAACTCGCCCAGTCCGGGGTCGACCGTTGGGGATTCATCTGGAGCACCGACTGGTGCACGAAGCTCGCGGACAAGCCGGGCGGCTTCGACTTCAGGTTGTCATGCGCACGGCATGACTTCGGTTACCGCAACTACAAGAAAATGATGGGCAAGGAGGCGTTCCGGCACTCGAAGCACGAGCGGCGCGTGGACAAGGCCTTCCTGTTCGACATGAACAACCAGTGCGCCGTGCAGCCGCACAAGACGGACGCGGAGCGCCGGCAGTGCCGGAAGACCGCCAAGGCGTACTACGACCGGGTCAGCGGCTGA